In Horticoccus luteus, the following proteins share a genomic window:
- a CDS encoding sensor histidine kinase, with the protein MLRTRLYLGLLPLVLLLVGTGSYAILVSRHLAGSLQRELVVNYRTVLACQRMRFAATMMTGALTTAQRGDLLKARRDFDEQRSAFTRELMEQSAVAAGTPRIGLIEAVDRAFDDFSSVSNEILKLGGTGSLPAVKESETALYRVLNAIEELTQRDFAAAQTAAAHAGRLAATTERVLLITIASAFLLSLFLAWRLAASLLQPINLLTASAVALGEGDLDRTVPEFSADELGQLARAFNTMAAKLRAYREATVAKVLRTQRTMEATLASAPDPLFVVTGSGETEIRNAAAEQLGRAAQLGDTYPPELQEPLQRVLQTGQHYLPTDYARVLTLRVDREDRHYLPRILAIGDELTQFRGAAIILQDVTKFRLLDDAKTNLVGTVSHELKTPLTSLRMAVYLLLEGNLDGFSPQQRELVEGARDDADRLLRILDNLLDLTRLEAGASTLERTDCDVGTLLDEVAGEVTSYVGTAGQTLAVEVDAATRELPLHVDVARIRHVFLNLLTNASKYSPRGGQVTLRAEEAPGGFVRFAVRDEGPGIPEESVARVFDRFYRAPGQQKPGEGLGLAIAREIVVAHGGSIACANGPDGGAEFHFILPLAPATAEIPAG; encoded by the coding sequence ATGCTGCGCACGCGTCTTTACCTGGGGTTGCTGCCGTTGGTGCTGTTGTTGGTCGGCACGGGCAGCTACGCGATTCTCGTTTCACGGCATCTTGCCGGATCGTTGCAACGCGAACTGGTGGTCAACTACCGCACCGTGCTCGCGTGTCAGCGGATGCGGTTCGCCGCCACGATGATGACGGGGGCGCTGACCACGGCGCAGCGCGGTGATCTGCTCAAGGCGCGGCGGGATTTCGATGAGCAACGCTCCGCGTTTACGCGCGAGTTGATGGAGCAATCGGCGGTGGCGGCGGGCACTCCGCGGATCGGCTTGATCGAGGCGGTGGACCGCGCGTTCGACGATTTCTCCTCGGTGAGCAACGAAATCCTCAAGCTCGGCGGCACAGGTTCGCTACCGGCAGTGAAGGAAAGCGAGACGGCGCTCTACCGCGTGCTGAATGCGATCGAGGAGCTCACGCAGCGCGATTTCGCCGCCGCGCAAACGGCGGCGGCTCATGCCGGCCGGCTGGCGGCGACGACGGAGCGGGTGCTGTTGATCACGATCGCCTCCGCGTTTCTGCTCTCGCTGTTTCTGGCGTGGCGGCTGGCGGCTTCACTGTTGCAACCGATCAATCTGCTGACCGCCTCCGCCGTGGCGCTCGGCGAAGGCGACCTCGATCGCACGGTGCCGGAATTTTCGGCCGATGAACTCGGCCAACTGGCGCGGGCCTTCAATACGATGGCGGCGAAGCTGCGTGCATATCGTGAGGCGACCGTCGCGAAAGTCTTGCGGACGCAACGCACGATGGAGGCCACGCTCGCCTCCGCACCGGACCCGCTCTTCGTCGTCACGGGCAGCGGTGAGACGGAGATTCGCAATGCCGCCGCCGAACAACTCGGGCGCGCGGCGCAACTGGGCGACACGTATCCGCCCGAATTGCAGGAGCCGTTGCAACGCGTGCTGCAAACCGGCCAGCACTACCTGCCAACCGATTATGCGCGCGTGCTCACCCTGCGGGTGGACCGGGAAGACCGGCACTACCTGCCGCGGATTCTGGCGATTGGCGACGAACTCACGCAGTTTCGCGGGGCCGCGATCATTCTGCAGGACGTCACCAAATTTCGGCTGCTCGACGATGCGAAAACCAATCTCGTTGGCACGGTGAGTCATGAGCTGAAAACGCCACTGACGAGTCTGCGCATGGCGGTTTACCTGTTGCTGGAGGGCAATCTTGACGGGTTCTCGCCGCAGCAGCGCGAACTCGTCGAAGGCGCGCGCGACGACGCGGACCGGTTGCTGCGCATCCTCGACAATCTGCTCGACCTCACGCGACTGGAGGCCGGGGCGTCGACGCTCGAGCGGACGGATTGCGACGTGGGGACGCTGCTCGATGAAGTGGCGGGCGAGGTGACCTCCTATGTGGGCACGGCGGGCCAGACGCTCGCGGTGGAGGTCGACGCGGCGACGCGGGAACTGCCTCTGCACGTGGATGTCGCGCGGATCCGCCACGTTTTTTTGAATCTGTTGACCAACGCTTCCAAGTATTCGCCGCGCGGCGGGCAGGTGACATTGCGCGCGGAAGAAGCGCCGGGTGGCTTCGTGCGATTCGCCGTGCGCGATGAAGGACCAGGCATCCCCGAAGAGAGCGTGGCGCGGGTGTTCGATCGCTTTTACCGCGCGCCAG
- a CDS encoding ABC transporter ATP-binding protein produces the protein MTPSAPPDTGSRVRRDPGALVIEIRDVTKLYKMGAEIIHALRGVSLEIRRNEYLAIMGPSGSGKSTLMNMLGCLDTPTAGHYNFNGRNVATMVDDELADIRNREIGFVFQTFNLLPRSDSLHNVELPLIYAGVAPAERRERAVQALEHVGLGNRLHHRPNELSGGQRQRVAIARALVNRPSIILADEPTGNLDSRTGVEIMALFEELYAQGNTIIVVTHEEDIARHARRIVRLRDGLIESDGVVR, from the coding sequence ATGACACCTTCCGCTCCTCCCGATACAGGATCGCGCGTGCGGCGCGATCCTGGCGCCTTGGTCATCGAGATCCGCGATGTCACAAAACTTTACAAGATGGGCGCGGAGATCATCCACGCGCTGCGTGGCGTCTCATTGGAAATCCGCCGTAACGAATACCTCGCGATCATGGGTCCGTCGGGCTCGGGCAAGTCGACGCTCATGAACATGCTCGGTTGCCTGGATACGCCGACAGCGGGGCACTACAATTTCAACGGCCGGAACGTGGCGACGATGGTGGATGACGAGCTGGCCGACATCCGCAACCGCGAGATCGGGTTTGTCTTCCAGACATTCAATCTTCTGCCGCGGTCGGATTCGTTGCACAACGTGGAGCTGCCATTGATCTACGCGGGCGTGGCGCCGGCCGAGCGCAGGGAACGTGCGGTGCAGGCCCTCGAGCACGTCGGCCTGGGCAATCGCCTCCATCACCGGCCCAATGAACTCTCGGGTGGTCAGCGGCAGCGCGTGGCGATCGCGCGGGCGCTGGTGAACCGGCCGTCGATCATCCTGGCTGACGAGCCGACCGGAAACCTCGATTCACGGACCGGCGTGGAAATCATGGCGTTGTTCGAGGAATTGTATGCGCAGGGCAACACGATCATCGTGGTGACGCACGAAGAGGACATCGCCCGGCATGCGCGCCGGATCGTGCGGCTGCGGGATGGGTTGATCGAGAGCGATGGCGTGGTGAGGTGA
- a CDS encoding nucleoside monophosphate kinase, translating into MPTSASPTPASTPPLAQSSAVKMNDLEIKDAQLIFNAAWHDLESDFGRENMRFPKEIILLGGAPGAGKGTNTQFIAKTRGLTCPPVVMSALLDSPEAKALKDAGSMVGDREVVALLLRELMKPMYRDGVILDGFPRTRVQVECLTLLVEKMHELRREFYGTPLGIHFRLPTIHIMVLFVDEKESVARQLKRGRESRLHNAEVQRTGVGSLVEERATDFDEALARRRYRVFKEQTWDALQSLKEIFHYHFVNAQGAIEEVEQNIIKELEYQSTLELDPRTVDRLRRVPVASDITIHARQELVKRLDGYEFGQPELLAKVVTFIEQKVVPIVLRHAISGVALINTEDPVLDDPLALAMLIDVFSERGYHAVVDLHRIEVPERFDLQTGAIKCRIKKVFRVQIRFPGSEIRRG; encoded by the coding sequence ATGCCCACTTCAGCCAGCCCCACTCCCGCGTCCACTCCTCCGCTCGCCCAAAGCAGCGCGGTCAAAATGAACGACTTGGAGATCAAGGACGCCCAATTGATCTTCAACGCGGCGTGGCACGACTTGGAGTCGGATTTCGGCCGCGAAAACATGCGGTTTCCGAAGGAAATCATTCTCCTCGGCGGCGCGCCCGGTGCGGGCAAAGGCACCAACACCCAGTTTATCGCCAAGACGCGCGGCCTCACCTGCCCCCCGGTGGTGATGAGCGCCCTGCTCGATTCCCCCGAAGCCAAAGCGCTCAAGGATGCAGGCAGCATGGTCGGCGATCGCGAGGTCGTTGCGCTCCTGCTCCGGGAATTGATGAAGCCGATGTATCGCGACGGGGTGATCCTCGACGGCTTCCCGCGCACGCGCGTGCAGGTTGAGTGCCTCACGCTGCTCGTCGAAAAAATGCACGAGCTTCGCCGTGAATTCTACGGAACGCCGCTGGGCATCCATTTCCGGCTCCCGACGATTCATATCATGGTGTTGTTCGTCGACGAAAAGGAATCCGTCGCGCGGCAACTCAAGCGCGGTCGTGAAAGCCGCCTCCACAACGCGGAGGTGCAGCGCACCGGCGTTGGCTCCCTGGTCGAGGAACGCGCCACCGATTTCGACGAAGCCCTCGCACGACGCCGCTACCGGGTCTTCAAAGAGCAAACCTGGGACGCGCTTCAGTCGCTCAAGGAGATTTTCCATTACCACTTCGTCAATGCCCAAGGGGCGATCGAAGAGGTTGAGCAAAACATCATCAAGGAGCTCGAATATCAAAGCACCCTCGAGCTCGATCCACGCACCGTCGATCGCCTGCGCCGCGTGCCCGTCGCCAGCGACATCACCATCCATGCGCGGCAGGAACTCGTGAAACGCCTCGATGGCTACGAGTTTGGCCAACCCGAGCTGCTCGCGAAGGTGGTGACCTTCATCGAACAAAAGGTTGTGCCGATCGTTTTGCGGCATGCGATCTCCGGCGTGGCGTTGATCAACACTGAAGATCCGGTGCTCGACGACCCGCTCGCCCTCGCGATGCTGATCGATGTGTTTTCCGAGCGCGGCTACCATGCCGTCGTCGATCTGCACCGCATCGAAGTCCCGGAACGCTTCGATCTCCAAACGGGCGCCATCAAGTGCCGCATCAAAAAAGTATTCCGCGTCCAAATCCGCTTCCCCGGCTCCGAAATCCGGCGCGGCTGA
- a CDS encoding sigma-54-dependent transcriptional regulator, with protein sequence MRVLIVDDEPAIRRTTRIAVEAAGHAGVEAPNAARALKAVEETPFDVCFLDVKLGQDDGLEVLQRLLAVAPSLAVVMFTAYANVATAVEAMRRGAFDFIPKPFTPEQIRGVLGKVTKTRALETRVEQLEAQIASEAPAIDVSSAEPGPQRALQIAFKAAESNATILILGPSGTGKSVLAREVHRRSAQRDAAFVTVHCPSLSRELLESELFGHVKGAFTGAITDTIGKVAAAEGGTLFLDEIGEIPLEIQPKLLRLLQEREYERVGETKPRHANVRLIAATNRALAEEVKAGRFREDLFYRLNVISVTLPGLRERPGDLQRFAANYLAFFAASLGKPVKAFSPVVAAAFAGYEWPGNLRELRNVIERAVILAPGDTIELNDLPEQFHGPASAVITVGSRVSLDDLEGEHIRRVLQSARNLDDAAKTLGIDPATLYRKRQKLGLI encoded by the coding sequence ATGCGTGTTCTCATTGTCGATGACGAGCCCGCCATTCGCCGAACAACCCGGATTGCGGTGGAGGCGGCGGGCCATGCGGGGGTCGAAGCCCCCAACGCTGCGCGTGCCTTGAAGGCGGTCGAAGAGACGCCGTTCGACGTGTGCTTCCTCGATGTAAAACTCGGGCAGGACGATGGGCTGGAGGTCCTGCAACGCCTGCTGGCCGTCGCGCCGTCGCTGGCCGTCGTGATGTTCACCGCTTACGCGAATGTGGCGACAGCGGTCGAGGCGATGCGACGCGGGGCGTTTGATTTCATCCCCAAGCCGTTCACGCCGGAGCAGATCCGCGGCGTCCTCGGGAAGGTGACGAAAACGCGGGCCTTGGAAACCCGCGTGGAGCAACTCGAGGCGCAGATTGCGAGCGAGGCACCCGCGATCGATGTCTCGTCGGCGGAACCGGGCCCGCAACGCGCGTTGCAGATCGCGTTCAAAGCGGCCGAATCCAACGCCACCATCCTGATCCTCGGCCCGAGCGGGACGGGCAAAAGCGTGCTGGCGCGCGAGGTGCATCGCCGCAGCGCACAACGCGACGCGGCGTTTGTGACCGTGCATTGCCCGAGTCTTTCGCGCGAATTGCTGGAGAGTGAACTCTTCGGCCATGTGAAGGGCGCATTTACAGGCGCGATCACCGACACGATCGGCAAAGTGGCGGCCGCGGAAGGCGGGACGTTGTTCCTCGACGAGATTGGCGAAATTCCGCTGGAGATTCAGCCGAAGCTCCTGCGGCTGTTACAGGAACGCGAATACGAACGCGTCGGCGAAACGAAGCCGCGTCATGCCAACGTGCGTCTCATCGCGGCGACGAACCGCGCCCTCGCCGAGGAGGTGAAGGCGGGCCGCTTCCGCGAAGATCTTTTCTACCGGCTCAACGTGATCAGCGTCACGTTGCCGGGGTTGCGCGAGCGGCCGGGCGACCTGCAGCGCTTTGCGGCCAACTACCTAGCGTTCTTTGCGGCGAGTCTGGGCAAGCCGGTGAAGGCATTTTCGCCGGTGGTGGCGGCGGCGTTTGCCGGTTACGAGTGGCCCGGCAATTTGCGGGAATTGCGCAACGTGATCGAGCGCGCGGTGATTCTTGCGCCCGGCGACACGATCGAGCTCAACGACCTGCCGGAGCAATTTCACGGGCCGGCGTCAGCCGTGATCACCGTTGGTTCGCGGGTATCGCTGGACGACCTGGAGGGGGAGCATATCCGGCGCGTGCTGCAGAGTGCGCGCAATCTCGACGATGCCGCCAAGACCCTCGGCATCGATCCGGCGACGCTCTATCGCAAGCGCCAGAAACTCGGTCTGATCTAG
- a CDS encoding ABC transporter permease — MKRILYELTESFRIAFAQIRANKMRSVLTALGVIIGIVAVTLMGTAIKGIDIGFQRSLALLGDDVLYVQKWPWHNVEDWWNYENRPIIRPEDADKLNRIFETMPNSLLDVAVPVVARGSAVKAGNKQVSGVFTFGTTADYARLMTADFSEGRLFTETEAAAGRQVCVLGLDVATALFPERSAMGETVLIRGQPFTVIGVLAKQGSFLGLFSMDTQALMPLRAYLKYFGLGGRGAELRVKVRDKTRMAEATEELVGAMRRVRGQLPGERDNFSINQQEAFKAQLDPIKSGIAFAGLFITGLSLFVGAIGIMNITFVSVKERTKEIGTRKALGARRTTIMQQFLIEAVAICLIGGAVGLGVAAGLTFAIQKAMPSLPVAFSSGLVVVSMVVSIVTGIASGSWPAWIASRLDPVVALRYE; from the coding sequence ATGAAGCGGATCCTTTACGAGCTCACCGAATCGTTCCGCATCGCCTTCGCGCAGATCAGGGCGAACAAGATGCGGTCGGTGCTCACGGCCCTCGGCGTGATCATCGGGATCGTGGCGGTGACGTTGATGGGGACCGCGATCAAAGGCATCGACATCGGGTTTCAACGCAGCCTGGCGTTGCTGGGCGACGACGTGCTGTATGTGCAAAAATGGCCGTGGCACAACGTCGAGGATTGGTGGAACTACGAAAACCGGCCGATCATCCGGCCGGAGGATGCGGACAAGCTGAACCGGATTTTCGAAACGATGCCGAATTCGCTGCTGGACGTGGCGGTGCCGGTGGTGGCGCGAGGCTCAGCCGTCAAGGCGGGCAACAAGCAGGTGAGCGGAGTCTTCACTTTTGGCACGACAGCGGACTACGCGCGGTTGATGACGGCGGATTTCAGTGAGGGGCGGCTGTTCACCGAAACGGAGGCGGCGGCGGGCCGGCAGGTGTGCGTGCTCGGTCTCGACGTGGCCACGGCGTTGTTTCCGGAGCGGTCGGCGATGGGCGAGACGGTGTTGATCCGCGGGCAACCCTTCACGGTGATCGGGGTGCTGGCGAAGCAGGGCTCGTTCCTCGGTTTGTTCAGCATGGATACGCAGGCCCTCATGCCGCTGCGGGCCTATCTGAAATATTTTGGGCTGGGCGGGCGCGGCGCCGAGCTGCGCGTGAAGGTGCGGGACAAGACACGGATGGCGGAGGCGACGGAGGAGCTCGTGGGCGCGATGCGGCGCGTGCGGGGGCAATTGCCGGGTGAGCGGGACAATTTTTCGATCAACCAGCAGGAAGCGTTCAAGGCGCAGCTCGATCCCATCAAGTCGGGCATCGCGTTCGCCGGATTGTTCATCACGGGATTGTCCCTGTTTGTCGGAGCAATCGGCATCATGAACATCACTTTTGTGAGCGTGAAGGAGCGCACGAAGGAGATCGGCACAAGGAAGGCGCTGGGTGCCCGGCGCACGACGATCATGCAGCAATTTCTCATTGAGGCGGTGGCGATCTGTCTGATCGGCGGCGCCGTGGGGCTGGGCGTGGCGGCAGGGCTGACGTTCGCAATCCAGAAGGCGATGCCGAGCCTGCCGGTGGCATTTTCCTCGGGACTGGTCGTCGTCAGCATGGTGGTATCGATCGTCACCGGTATCGCGTCGGGTTCCTGGCCGGCTTGGATCGCGTCGCGGCTCGATCCGGTGGTGGCGTTGCGTTACGAATAA
- a CDS encoding ABC transporter permease, with protein MAFRSLGANKLRSILTMAGITIGVFSVIGVMTTVSALRGSIETGLSFLGTNMFQFAKWPTGISSGGQDRRKYQMRRDITLDEAQRYMKLMEGTSDVICLKVFNQDGSAQAVYENRKTTPGLTFGGSNEHFITANQYSIETGRNLTAGDVDLGRPVVIIGQTIVQKLFPTESPLGKVIKISGRTYTVIGTFAPKGSAFGQSQDDILIVPITRYLSDFGSEGVTVNIATQAPSQTMYNETIDKAITAMRIVRGLQPEDENDFELYSNDSLIAAFAKIADAVRAGALVISAIALLAAGVGIMNIMLVSVTERTKEIGIRKSIGARKKSVLTQFLVESVVISLAGGLAGILLGICVGNGVAVLLKASIVFPWDWAAIGLAVCSGIGVGFGFYPAWKAASLDPIEALRYE; from the coding sequence ATGGCGTTCCGGTCGCTCGGAGCGAACAAGCTCCGCTCGATTTTGACGATGGCGGGCATCACCATCGGGGTGTTCTCGGTGATCGGCGTGATGACGACGGTCTCGGCGTTGCGCGGCTCGATCGAGACCGGATTGAGTTTCCTCGGCACCAACATGTTTCAGTTCGCGAAATGGCCGACGGGGATTTCGTCCGGCGGGCAGGATCGACGGAAGTATCAAATGCGGCGCGACATCACCCTCGATGAGGCTCAGCGCTACATGAAGCTGATGGAGGGCACGAGCGATGTGATCTGCCTGAAGGTGTTCAACCAGGATGGGAGCGCCCAAGCGGTTTACGAGAACCGCAAGACGACGCCGGGGCTGACCTTTGGCGGGAGCAACGAGCATTTCATCACGGCGAATCAGTATTCGATCGAGACGGGGAGAAACCTCACGGCGGGCGACGTCGATCTCGGGCGGCCGGTTGTGATCATCGGCCAGACCATCGTGCAGAAGCTTTTCCCCACGGAGTCGCCACTCGGGAAGGTCATCAAAATCAGCGGGCGCACCTACACGGTCATCGGCACGTTTGCGCCGAAGGGGAGTGCTTTCGGGCAAAGTCAGGACGACATTCTGATCGTGCCGATCACCCGCTACCTGAGCGATTTCGGCTCGGAGGGCGTGACCGTGAACATCGCCACGCAGGCGCCGTCGCAGACGATGTATAATGAGACGATCGACAAGGCGATCACGGCGATGCGCATCGTGCGCGGGTTGCAGCCGGAGGATGAGAATGATTTTGAGCTGTATTCGAACGACTCACTCATCGCGGCGTTTGCGAAGATTGCGGACGCCGTGCGGGCGGGAGCACTGGTGATCAGCGCGATCGCGCTTCTCGCGGCGGGAGTCGGGATCATGAACATCATGCTCGTCAGCGTGACGGAGCGCACGAAGGAGATCGGCATTCGCAAGTCGATCGGCGCGCGAAAGAAAAGCGTGCTGACGCAGTTTCTCGTGGAGTCCGTGGTGATTTCACTGGCGGGTGGCCTCGCGGGCATCCTGCTGGGCATTTGCGTGGGCAACGGCGTCGCGGTGCTGCTGAAAGCGTCGATCGTTTTCCCATGGGATTGGGCGGCGATCGGATTGGCCGTGTGTTCGGGGATCGGCGTTGGCTTTGGCTTCTATCCGGCGTGGAAGGCGGCCTCGCTGGATCCGATCGAGGCGCTGCGTTACGAATAA